One window from the genome of Eucalyptus grandis isolate ANBG69807.140 chromosome 7, ASM1654582v1, whole genome shotgun sequence encodes:
- the LOC104454190 gene encoding ATP synthase subunit d, mitochondrial codes for MSGTAKKVTDVAFKASKKIDWDGMAKLLVSDEARKEFANLRRAFSEVNSQLETKFSQEPEPIDWEYYRKGIGPRLVDMYKEAYDSIEIPKYVDTVTPQYKPKFDALLVELKEAEGMSLKESERLEKEIADVQELKKKISTMTADEYFEKHPELKKKFDDEIRNDYWGY; via the exons atgaGCGGTACGGCGAAGAAGGTGACCGACGTGGCGTTCAAGGCGTCGAAGAAAATCGACTGGGACGGCATGGCGAAGCTGCTCGTCTCCGACGAGGCCCGCAAGGAGTTCGCCAACCTCCGCCGCGCCTTCAGCGAGGTTAACTCCCAGCTCGAGACCAAGTTCAGTCAG GAACCTGAACCTATTGACTGGGAATATTACAGAAAAGGAATTGGGCCTCGCTTGGTGGATATGTACAAAGAAGCTTATGACA GCATAGAGATCCCCAAGTACGTGGACACAGTCACCCCTCAATACAAGCCAAAGTTTGATGCGCTG TTGGTGGAACTGAAAGAGGCAGAGGGGATGTCCCTCAAGGAGTCCGAGCGATTGGAAAAGGAAATTGCAGATGTGCAAGAGTTGAAG AAAAAGATCAGCACCATGACTGCCGATGAATACTTTGAAAAGCATCCTGAACTCAAGAAGAAGTTCGATGATGAGATTCGCAATGACTACTGGGGATATTGA